GAGTGCACGACGACGTCGGCGCCGAGCGCGAGCGGCTGCTGCAGCGCGGGCGAGGCGAACGTGTTGTCGACCACGACCAGCGCCCCGGCCTCGTGGCCGAGCGCGACGAGCGCGGCCACGTCGGAGATCTTCATGAGCGGGTTCGACGGCGTCTCGACCCAGAGCACCTTGGTGGCCGGCTCGATCGCGGCGCGCACCGCGTCGAGGTCGCTCGTGTCGACGGTCGAGTGGCGGATGCCCCAGGCGCCGTGGATGCGGTTGATGAGGCGGTGCGTGCCGCCGTAGACGTCGTTGCCGATGACGACGTGGTCGCCGGGCGCGAGCACCGCGCGCAGCAGGGCGTCCTCGGCGGCGAGGCCCGAGGCGAAGCTCAGGCCGTGCGTGCCGCCCTCGAGCGCGGCGAGCTGGGTCTCGAGCGCCGTGCGCGTGGGGTTGCCGCCGCGCGAGTACTCGTAGCCGCCGCGCAGGCCGCCGATGCCGTCCTGCACGTAGGTCGAGGTGAGGTGCACCGGCGGGATCACCGCGCCGGTGGTGGGGTCGAACGCCTGGCCGGCGTGCACCGCACGCGTGGCGAATCCGTGGTGCTGGTCGATCGAGGTCATGGGAGTGGTTCCTTGCAGGTTCGTGAGATTCAGGCGCTGAGGTAGGTCAGCAGGTCGGAGCGGGTGATGACGCCGAGCACGCGCCCGCCGTCGGTCACGAGCATCGCGGGCGCGTCGCCGAAGGCGTGGCGCGCGGTCGCGACCGGTTCGTTCACGCCGATGAGCGGCAGCGGCGGGCCGATCACGCTCGACACCTCGTCGGTGAGCTTCGCGCGGCCTGAGAAGACGAGCTCGAGCAGCTCGTCGTCGTGGATCGCGCCGGCGACCTCGCCGAGCACGACGGGCGGCTCGGCGGTGAGCACGAGCAGCTGCGAGACGCCGGTCTCGCTCATGCGGTCGATCGCCTCGCGGATCGTGTCGTCGGGCGCCGAGTACACGAGCCCGGGCGTGCGCCCCGACTTCGACGCGAGCAGGTTGCCGACGGTGTGACCGGCGGGCGCGTTCGAGAACCCGTACGCGCGCAGCCACTTGTCGTTGAAGATCTTGCCCAGGTACCCGCGGCCGCCGTCGGGCAGCAGCACGACGAACACCGAGTCGGCGGGAGCGGATGCAGCGGCCTTGAGTGCCGCGACGACGGCCATGCCGCTCGACCCGCCGACGAGGATCCCCTCCTCGCGCGCGAGGCGGCGCGTCATGTCGAACGACTCGGCGTCGGTGACCTCGATGACCTCGTGCGGCACGCTCGGGTCGTACGCGTCGGGCCAGAAGTCCTCGCCCACGCCCTCGACGAGGTACGGCCTGCCCGTGCCGCCGGAGTACACCGAGCCCTCGGGGTCGGCGCCGATGATGCGCACGGTGTCGTTCGAGACCTCGCGCAGGTAGCGGCCGGTGCCGGTGATCGTGCCGCCGGTGCCCACGCCCGCGACGAAGTGCGTGATCCTCCCGTCGGTGTCGCGCCAGATCTCGGGGCCCGTGGTCTCGTAGTGCGAGCGCGGCCCGTTCGGGTTGGCGTACTGGTTCGGCTTGAACGCGCCGGGGATCTCACGGGCGAGCCGGTCGCTCACCGAGTAGTACGACTCGGGGCTGTCGGGCGCGACCGCGGTCGGCGTCACGACGACCTCGGCGCCGTAGGCGGTGAGCACGTTGCGCTTGTCCTCGCCGACCTTGTCGGGGCAGACGAAGATGCACCGGTACCCGCGCTGCAGCGCGACCAGCGCGAGCCCGACGCCGGTGTTGCCCGAGGTGGGCTCGACGATCGTGCCGCCCGGTGCGAGCTTGCCCTCGGCCTCGGCCGCATCGATGATGCGGGTCGCGATGCGGTCCTTCGACGAACCACCGGGGTTGAAGTACTCCAGCTTCACGAGCACCGTCGCGGCGATGCCGTCGGTGACGTGCTGGAGCTTCACCAGCGGGGTGTCGCCGACGAGCTCGACGATGTTCTCTGCGTACTTCATTCGTTGTCCTTCACGTCTGCTCGCCGGGCGCTGCGGAGGCGCGGGCCGGATGCGGCGAGCGATCGGTCATGCCGGGAGACCGGGGGGATGAGCGACGTCAGCGACAACACAGCGAAGGGATCACGGCTCCGACTCTAGTGGCACGCGTCGCCGTGTGTCATCCGCTCGCCCCTTCGCCCTGTGAAATGGCTGCGGATGCCGCTGCCGGGAAGAAATCCGGACGCCCCATGCGTTCGAATGGAGCAACCCGACATTCCGAGAGAGGCACACCCGTGAGTGCGACCCCGCCCGGCAGGAAGCCGACCGTCAAGCAGCAGCGCGCCGAGCAGCGAGCGAGGAAGCTCGAGGCCTACAAGCGCGAGCAGGCCCGCCAGAAGCGCAACCGTCGCATCGGCATCGGCGCCGCGATCGTCGGCGCGCTGGCCGTCGTCGGCGTCATCGTCACGTCGGTGGTGCTCATCCCGCAGCCGGCGAACTACACGGCCGGCGGCTCGGGCGCGGACGTCGAGGGCGTGCAGACCTTCGAGAACACCTCGCTGCACGTCGACGGCACGGTCGACTACCCGCAGAACCCGCCCGCAGGCGGCGAGCACAACCCGGCCTGGCTGAACTGCGGCGTGTACTCCGAGCAGGTGCCGAGCGAGAACGCCGTGCACTCGATGGAGCACGGCGCGGTGTGGGTCACCTACGACCCCTCGCTGCCCGACGACGAGCTCTCGGCGCTGCGGGCGCAGCTGCCGTCGACGTACGTCATCCTGTCGCCGTTCGAGGGGCTCCCCTCCCCCATCGTCCTGAGCGGCTGGAACACCCAGCTGCAGGTCGAGTCGGCCGACGACGAGCGCATCGCCGAGTACCTCGAGGAGTACTGGCGCAGCGACCTCGTGCCCGAGCCGGGTGCGCTGTGCACCGGCGGCATCGA
This portion of the Agromyces rhizosphaerae genome encodes:
- a CDS encoding cystathionine gamma-synthase, with the translated sequence MTSIDQHHGFATRAVHAGQAFDPTTGAVIPPVHLTSTYVQDGIGGLRGGYEYSRGGNPTRTALETQLAALEGGTHGLSFASGLAAEDALLRAVLAPGDHVVIGNDVYGGTHRLINRIHGAWGIRHSTVDTSDLDAVRAAIEPATKVLWVETPSNPLMKISDVAALVALGHEAGALVVVDNTFASPALQQPLALGADVVVHSTTKYLGGHSDVVGGALVTSDDELEEQVRFIQFAAGAVSAPFDAFLTSRGIKTLALRMRQHSGSAQQIAETVFDHPALTRVLYPGLASHPGHALAASQMSGFGGMLTLDFAGGAEAARKFAETTSLFQLAESLGGVESLVNYPSEMTHASVKGTPAEVPESIVRLSVGVEETSDLVADVVEALDRL
- a CDS encoding cystathionine beta-synthase; the protein is MKYAENIVELVGDTPLVKLQHVTDGIAATVLVKLEYFNPGGSSKDRIATRIIDAAEAEGKLAPGGTIVEPTSGNTGVGLALVALQRGYRCIFVCPDKVGEDKRNVLTAYGAEVVVTPTAVAPDSPESYYSVSDRLAREIPGAFKPNQYANPNGPRSHYETTGPEIWRDTDGRITHFVAGVGTGGTITGTGRYLREVSNDTVRIIGADPEGSVYSGGTGRPYLVEGVGEDFWPDAYDPSVPHEVIEVTDAESFDMTRRLAREEGILVGGSSGMAVVAALKAAASAPADSVFVVLLPDGGRGYLGKIFNDKWLRAYGFSNAPAGHTVGNLLASKSGRTPGLVYSAPDDTIREAIDRMSETGVSQLLVLTAEPPVVLGEVAGAIHDDELLELVFSGRAKLTDEVSSVIGPPLPLIGVNEPVATARHAFGDAPAMLVTDGGRVLGVITRSDLLTYLSA
- a CDS encoding DUF3105 domain-containing protein — its product is MSATPPGRKPTVKQQRAEQRARKLEAYKREQARQKRNRRIGIGAAIVGALAVVGVIVTSVVLIPQPANYTAGGSGADVEGVQTFENTSLHVDGTVDYPQNPPAGGEHNPAWLNCGVYSEQVPSENAVHSMEHGAVWVTYDPSLPDDELSALRAQLPSTYVILSPFEGLPSPIVLSGWNTQLQVESADDERIAEYLEEYWRSDLVPEPGALCTGGIDGPGRES